The following proteins are co-located in the Calliphora vicina chromosome 2, idCalVici1.1, whole genome shotgun sequence genome:
- the LOC135952457 gene encoding putative lipid scramblase CLPTM1 produces the protein MSTEAQTAGNEVAEQNGEANAPVEGQADGQPQPPPASRMESFFAMTKSLILRALIIYFVSSFFRKGTPPVTTPNQKSPAASGPKIHAWNYFENGTLFDLHVWLSENADDVNFQQTSNLLWLQEDLTYGDWISGPNRDGQHYHQVTVKASPKLMSNGSVYLHAFVTKSGESPDPKAPNFAKNGLMGYQQKQLNKFKKIRVNRNYNLLASEQEKLAFELAQANLKDTIVSHWHPNLTLNVVVDQTNWAQGTVPPPLDEYVKFVDGGKTYLPIVFVNDYWNLHRDYYPINETTPELPLHLTFQPIGMFKWQLYAAQQMKNKFAGNVLGELMASGGGEENDEDQDSLKETMLETNIYLLGLTIAISILHSVFELLAFKNDIQFWNNRQSLEGLSVRSVFFGVFQSLIVLLYVLDNETNFMIRVSCFIGLGIEVWKIHKVVDINYNTDQKLFGVLPKISFKDKGSYSESETKAYDNLAFKYLGWICFPLLVGYFVYSMVYNEHKGWYSFLLNMLYGYLLTFGFIMMTPQLFINYKLKSVAHMPWRMMTYKFLNTFIDDIFAFVIKMPTMYRLGCFRDDIVFFIFLYQRWHYSVDLKRVNEFGFSGEMAEQAAQKKLEGTTQALKDTPKEEKPAPAAKPKSAADKKQD, from the exons GTGGCTGAACAAAATGGTGAAGCAAATGCTCCCGTTGAAGGCCAAGCTGATGGTCAACCGCAACCACCACCTGCATCAAGAATGGAGTCATTCTTTGCCATGACTAAATCCTTGATACTCCGCGCACTCATTATTTATTTCGTCTCCTCCTTCTTCAGAAAAGGTACACCACCTGTCACAACTCCAAATCAAAAATCGCCCGCTGCTTCTGGTCCCAAAATACACGCAtggaattattttgaaaatggcACTCTTTTTGATTTGCACGTATGGCTGTCGGAAAATGCCGATGACGTCAACTTCCAACAAACATCAAATTTACTCTGGCTTCAAGAAGATCTAACATACGGCGATTGGATATCAGGACCAAATCGCGATGGTCAACATTATCATCAAGTCACCGTTAAGGCTTCACCCAAACTAATGAGCAATGGTTCCGTTTACCTGCATGCTTTCGTTACAAAGTCTGGCGAATCACCGGATCCAAAAGCGCCGAATTTTGCCAAAAACGGTTTAATGGGTTATCAACAGAAGCAGctgaataaattcaagaaaatacgTGTTAATCGTAATTATAATTTGTTGGCTAGCGAACAAGAGAAATTGGCATTTGAACTGGCCCAGGCTAATTTGAAAGATACAATAGTATCTCATTGGCATCCAAATCTGACACTTAACGTTGTAGTAGATCAAACAAACTGGGCGCAAGGTACAGTGCCTCCGCCATTGGATGAATATGTGAAATTTGTTGATGGCGGTAAAACGTATTTGcccattgtttttgttaatgacTACTGGAATCTACATCGTGATTACTATCCCATCAATGAGACAACCCCTGAACTACCATTACATTTGACTTTCCAGCCCATTGGCATGTTTAAATGGCAATTGTACGCTGCtcaacaaatgaaaaataaatttgccGGTAATGTTTTGGGTGAACTAATGGCATCGGGTGGCGGCGAG GAAAATGATGAAGACCAAGATTCCCTAAAAGAGACCATGTTGGAGACAAATATATATCTTTTGGGTTTAACAATAGCCATCTCCATATTACATTCAGTCTTTGAGTTATTGGCCTTCAAAAATGACATACAATTTTGGAATAACCGTCAATCTCTGGAAGGTCTTTCCGTACGCTCagtattttttggtgttttccAATCGCTTATCGTTTTACTGTATGTGCTAGACAATGAAACTAATTTCATGATTCGTGTATCCTGTTTCATTGGCTTGGGCATTGAAGTCTGGAAAATTCACAAGGTTGTCGATATCAACTACAATACGGATCAGAAATTGTTTGGCGTGCTACCGAAAATCTCCTTTAAGGACAAGGGCTCATATTCCGAAAGCGAAACCAAAGCATACGATAATTTGGCATTTAAATATCTGGGCTGGATTTGTTTCCCCCTTCTAGTTGGCTATTTTGTGTACTCCATGGTTTATAATGAACATAAAGGCTGGTATTCCTTTTTGTTGAACATGTTATATGGTTATTTGCTGACATTTGGCTTCATTATGATGACACCacaattgtttattaattacaAATTGAAATCTGTTGCCCATATGCCGTGGCGCATGATGACCTATAAGTTCTTGAACACATTTATTGACGACATATTTGCATTCGTTATTAAAATGCCCACTATGTATAGATTGGGTTGCTTCCGTGATGATATTGTATTCTTTATATTCCTCTACCAACGCTGGCACTATAGTGTTGATCTTAAGCGTGTTAATGAGTTTGGTTTCTCTGGTGAAATGGCTGAGCAAGCTGCACAAAAGAAATTGGAGGGTACCACACAAGCTCTTAAAGACACACCGAAAGAGGAAAAACCAGCGCCAGCTGCTAAACCCAAATCGGCAGCAGATAAAAAACAGGATTAA